A single Fusarium oxysporum Fo47 chromosome IV, complete sequence DNA region contains:
- a CDS encoding NMD3 family-domain-containing protein, translating into MSMDLDDQPISIAPVSQQQGSATILCCNCGAPIDGTASSGALCYDCIKLTVDISQGVQREATLNFCRDCDRWLMPPNSWIVAAPESRELLAMCLKKLRGLNKVRIVDASFIWTEPHSRRVKVKITIQDSVQDGMLLQQSFEVVYVVAYQQCPECAKSYTANVWRAAVQVRQKVLHKRTFLFLEQLIMKHGAHKDTLNIREAKDGIDFFFAQKNQAEKFIDFLNSVVPVKVKASQELISHDTHTSKSSYKFTYSAELVPICKDDLVALPIKMAKQNGNISPLLLCHKIGTSVYLLDPQTLQTCDISSPIYWRAPFLSLTDTHELVEFIVMDIDRTATQKGKWTLAEATVARASDLGSNDRTYFTRTHLGRLLQPGDSAMGYLMAGTVFNNTEYEKIESSNTYSSRIPDVVLVKKHYPRRRKNRKRNWQLKRMDKDEGELLPKKADQERLDQEYEQFLRDVEEDEELRATLALYKAKKRAEEEMSVAETEEDDEAPHVDMNELLDDFDELTMEDRPMQE; encoded by the exons ATGTCGATGGATCTGGATGACCAGCCTATCTCTATAGCCCCTGTCTCTCAGCAGCAGGGCTCTGCTAC TATTCTCTGCTGCAACTGCGGTGCCCCGATCGATGGAACCGCCTCCAGCGGCGCTCTCTGCTACGACTGTATCAAGCTTACTGTCGACATTTCCCAAGGCGTCCAGCGAGAGGCGACGCTCAACTTCTGCCGAGATTGCGACCGATGGCTCATGCCCCCCAACAGTTGGATCGTTGCCGCCCCCGAATCCCGCGAATTGTTAGCCATGTGCCTCAAGAAACTTCGAGGTTTGAACAAAGTCCGTATCGTGGACGCGAGCTTTATCTGGACCGAGCCTCACTCGCGACGAGTAAAGGTCAAGATCACAATCCAGGATTCCGTCCAAGATGGTATGCTGCTTCAACAGAGTTTCGAGGTTGTGTATGTGGTGGCGTACCAGCAGTGCCCTGAGTGTGCCAAGTCGTACACTGCCAACGTTTGGCGAGCTGCTGTTCAAGTTCGTCAAAAGGTCCTTCACAAGCGAACTTTCCTTTTCCTCGAGCAGCTTATTATGAAGCACGGCGCACACAAAGATACACTCAACATTCGGGAGGCCAAGGATGGTatcgacttcttcttcgcccaAAAGAACCAGGCTGAGAAGTTCATCGACTTCCTCAACTCTGTGGTGCCTGTCAAGGTGAAGGCGTCGCAGGAGCTTATCTCTCACGATACCCACACCTCTAAGTCGTCGTACAAGTTCACATATTCGGCCGAGCTGGTGCCTATATGTAAAGACGACTTGGTCGCTCTGCCTATCAAGATGGCCAAGCAAAACGGCAACATCTCAcctctcctcctctgccaCAAGATCGGTACCTCTGTGTACCTGTTGGACCCTCAGACCCTTCAGACTTGCGATATCAGCTCACCCATCTATTGGCGAGCTCCTTTCCTATCTCTCACCGATACGCATGAGCTCGTTGAGTTCATTGTCATGGATATCGACCGCACAGCAACCCAGAAGGGCAAATGGACGCTTGCCGAAGCCACAGTCGCTCGTGCCTCAGATCTTGGTTCAAATGACCGAACATACTTCACAAGGACTCACTTGGGTCGACTCCTCCAGCCCGGTGATTCTGCTATGGGTTACCTGATGGCCGGAACCGTTTTCAACAACACCGAATACGAGAAGATCGAGAGCTCGAACACATACTCATCGAGAATCCCTGACGTGGTGCTAGTCAAGAAGCACTATCCCCGCCGCAGAAAGAACCGCAAGAGGAACTGGCAGCTCAAGCGTATGGACAAGGACGAGGGAGAGCTTCTTCCCAAGAAGGCAGACCAAGAACGCTTGGATCAAGAGTACGAGCAGTTCTTGCGAGAtgtcgaggaagacgaggagcTCCGTGCTACGCTCGCCCTGTACAAGGCTAAGAAGAGagccgaggaggagatgagtGTGGCTGAgactgaggaggatgatgaggcaCCTCACGTCGATATGAATGAGTTGctggatgactttgatgagcttACAATGGAGGATCGGCCAATGCAAGAATAG
- a CDS encoding Aldehyde/histidinol dehydrogenase, which yields MSLEVITTISPNTNEPILTRNGASQADLESLPKVATEAFQSYRKTTLKERQAIVRKFLDGLLAKKDELGEELTVQMGRPISYTPGEVATAVKRGEYLLKISDEALKDTDGEPEKGFKRFIRKVPVGPVLIIFAWNYPYLILVNSLIPALLAGCSVILKPSPQTPTIVERVTDLLKEAGLPDGVCQYFHCGSPTLMEAIVRDPKIALVCFTGSVAGGLAVQQAASDRIVNVGLELGGKDPAYVRSDVDVDWAAAEIVDGAIFNSGQSCCSIERVYVDEKIHDEFVEAVQKVLKSYKLGDPFNKETQLGPVVSKRSKQTAEEHIKDAVDSGAKDATPENETFSNPPTKGNFVKPTLLTGVNHSMRVMTEESFAPIIPVMKVKDDSEAVKYMNDSEFGLTASIWTKDTDKGYELAEDVEAGTVFVNRCDYPAPDLAWTGWKNSGKGQTLSKFGFDQFVKLKSYHLKDYPN from the exons ATGTCTCTCGAAGTCATCACCACAATCTCCCCAAACACAAACGAGCCCATCCTTACCAGGAATGGCGCCTCTCAAGCTGACCTTGAGTCTCTCCCCAAAGTCGCCACTGAGGCTTTCCAGAGCTATCGCAAGACAACGTTGAAGGAGCGTCAAGCCATTGTTCGCAAGTTCCTCGATGGCCTCTTGGCTAAGAAGGATGAGCTCGGTGAAGAGTTGACTGTTCAGATGGGCCGCCCCATCTCTTACACACCAGGTGAGGTCGCCACAGCTGTCAAGAGAGGTGAATACCTCCTCAAGATCAGTGATGAGGCCCTCAAGGACACCGACGGCGAGCCCGAGAAGGGCTTCAAGCGTTTCATCCGAAAGGTCCCTGTCGGACCTGTACTCATCATCTTTGCGTGGAAC TACCCTTACCTTATTCTGGTTAACTCTCTCATTCCCGCTCTTCTTGCAGGCTGCAGTGTAATCCTCAAGCCCTCGCCTCAGACACCTACCATCGTGGAACGGGTTACCGATCTCCTGAAGGAGGCGGGCTTGCCTGATGGCGTTTGCCAGTACTTCCACTGCGGCTCTCCCACTCTTATGGAGGCCATTGTGCGCGATCCCAAGATCGCCCTAGTTTGTTTCACCGGCTCTGTCGCTGGAGGTCTCGCTGTGCAACAAGCTGCGTCTGACCGCATTGTAAATGTCGGTCTGGAGTTGGGTGGCAAGGACCCAGCATATGTTCGGTCAGATGTCGATGTTGATTGGGCTGCTGCAGAGATTGTTGACggtgccatcttcaactctggCCAGAGTTGCTGCTCCATTGAGCGTGTgtatgttgatgagaagattcACGATGAGTTTGTTGAGGCCGTGCAAAAGGTGCTCAAGAGTTACAAGCTCGGCGATCCCTTTAACAAGGAGACTCAATTGGGACCTGTCGTTTCGAAGCGATCAAAGCAGACTGCCGAGGAACATATTAAGGACGCCGTCGACAGCGGTGCCAAGGATGCCACTCCCGAAAACGAGACTTTCAGCAACCCTCCTACAAAGGGTAACTTCGTGAAACCCACCCTTCTGACCGGCGTCAACCACAGCATGCGGGTCATGACTGAGGAGTCGTTTGCCCCAATTA TTCCTGTCATGAAGGTCAAGGATGACAGCGAGGCCGTTAAGTACATGAACGATAGCGAGTTTGGTCTGACAGCCAGCATCTGGACCAAGGACACAGATAAAGGATACGAGCTTGCCGAGGATGTGGAAGCCGGCACTGTATTTGTCAACAGATGCGATTATCCGGCACCG GATCTGGCTTGGACTGGCTGGAAGAACTCGGGCAAGGGACAGACACTTAGCAAGTTTGGATTTGATCAGTTTGTGAAGCTCAAGAGCTACCACCTGAAGGACTACCCAAACTAG